The Ruegeria sp. YS9 genome contains a region encoding:
- a CDS encoding MmgE/PrpD family protein produces the protein MTDTFQTVADFALKRAAQDFPDTARKAAALMLLDTLGITIGSGPMQAGRIARESAVALFGTGDPGLSARMLFDGRRVSVAGAAYAAATQTDNLDGHDGYNPTKGHIGVVVVPALAALAETVQDFSGPEALAAVIIGYEVAGCAGISLHDTVSDYHTSGAWNALGVVAVAARLRGLTAEQMRQAMGIAEYHGPRSQMMREIANPTMLHDGSGWGALVGISSAVLAEKGFTGAPAITIEAADVAPHWQDLGHFWQMEHQYVKPYPICRWAHAAIDATRALMRENDLTHQEIAAIQVNTFRESACLFQGMPDDTSKAQYSLPFAVATMVAHGRIGVENITGAGLADPLVASIVERISVAEAARHSDRFPKSRFADVSITLTDGRILESGDVHARGGPEAPMDESEVIDKFMEFATPSLGASRAGAIRDAVLGLGAPGSKFSDLGALIYAPADQP, from the coding sequence GTGACAGATACCTTTCAGACCGTTGCAGATTTTGCGTTGAAGCGTGCCGCGCAGGATTTTCCCGACACCGCGCGCAAGGCAGCGGCGTTGATGCTGCTGGATACGCTGGGGATCACCATAGGATCGGGGCCGATGCAAGCCGGGCGGATTGCGCGCGAGAGTGCGGTAGCGCTGTTTGGCACGGGTGACCCGGGGCTGAGCGCGCGCATGCTTTTCGACGGCCGTCGCGTCAGCGTCGCGGGCGCGGCCTATGCAGCAGCCACGCAGACCGACAATCTGGACGGCCATGATGGATACAATCCGACCAAAGGCCACATCGGGGTTGTCGTTGTTCCTGCACTGGCGGCACTGGCTGAAACCGTTCAAGATTTTTCAGGCCCCGAAGCGCTGGCGGCGGTGATCATCGGATACGAGGTCGCGGGATGCGCGGGAATTTCTTTGCATGACACTGTCAGCGATTATCACACATCCGGAGCTTGGAACGCGCTTGGCGTGGTGGCCGTGGCGGCGCGCTTGCGCGGTTTGACGGCCGAACAGATGCGGCAGGCCATGGGGATCGCCGAATATCACGGTCCACGCAGCCAGATGATGCGCGAGATCGCCAATCCCACCATGCTGCATGATGGTTCGGGCTGGGGCGCGTTGGTTGGCATTTCTTCAGCGGTTTTGGCCGAGAAAGGCTTTACCGGGGCGCCGGCCATCACCATCGAAGCGGCAGACGTGGCTCCGCATTGGCAAGATCTGGGCCATTTCTGGCAGATGGAACATCAATATGTGAAACCCTATCCGATTTGCCGCTGGGCTCATGCGGCAATTGATGCCACCCGGGCGCTGATGCGTGAAAACGACCTGACGCACCAGGAAATTGCGGCGATCCAGGTAAACACGTTTCGGGAAAGCGCCTGCCTTTTCCAGGGCATGCCGGATGATACGTCCAAGGCGCAGTATTCGCTGCCATTTGCCGTCGCAACAATGGTTGCGCATGGCCGGATCGGGGTCGAGAACATCACCGGAGCGGGCCTGGCCGACCCGCTGGTCGCCTCGATCGTCGAGCGTATCTCGGTTGCAGAGGCCGCACGCCATTCCGACCGGTTCCCCAAAAGCCGGTTTGCCGATGTCAGCATCACCCTGACCGATGGGCGGATACTTGAGTCGGGCGACGTACACGCACGCGGCGGACCCGAGGCACCAATGGATGAGTCAGAAGTGATCGACAAATTCATGGAATTTGCGACGCCATCACTGGGTGCATCCCGTGCTGGCGCCATTCGTGATGCGGTTCTGGGGCTGGGCGCGCCAGGCTCGAAATTCTCAGACCTTGGCGCGTTGATCTACGCCCCCGCCGACCAGCCGTAA
- a CDS encoding Asp/Glu racemase: MTETRTAAKIGVLVPFTNTNLEPDMEMLRPPNTTIHFQRIGGYDVDEIPGSDQMAGLGASDISHDLRMISGVRPDVVLYGCTSATLTHGPSFDAELAQQIKSESGALSLTAAGSLIAAIKTLEATKVGFSSPYLGEINVQAMDFMAQNGIETVRYADVGRKLGNYGQGELTPDEVCDLAGQADHPQAQAIVLSCTDMRAVEAIDRIEATLGKPVVTSNQAMMFCLMRALNLPRHDALPGRLFDLL, from the coding sequence ATGACCGAGACCCGCACAGCCGCAAAGATCGGTGTTCTGGTGCCCTTCACCAACACCAATCTGGAACCGGATATGGAGATGCTGCGACCGCCAAACACCACCATCCATTTCCAGCGCATCGGCGGCTATGACGTGGATGAAATTCCCGGCTCGGATCAAATGGCAGGTTTGGGCGCTTCGGATATCTCCCACGATCTGCGGATGATCTCGGGGGTGCGGCCCGATGTGGTGCTGTACGGCTGCACCTCGGCCACCCTGACCCATGGGCCGTCTTTCGACGCTGAGCTGGCGCAACAGATCAAATCGGAATCCGGTGCGCTGTCGCTGACCGCGGCCGGATCATTGATCGCCGCAATCAAAACGCTGGAGGCCACAAAGGTCGGCTTTTCCTCGCCCTATCTGGGCGAAATAAACGTACAGGCGATGGATTTCATGGCCCAGAACGGAATCGAGACCGTTCGATACGCCGATGTGGGCCGCAAGCTGGGCAATTACGGTCAGGGCGAGCTGACACCGGATGAAGTCTGTGATCTGGCCGGTCAGGCTGATCACCCGCAGGCGCAGGCCATAGTTCTCAGCTGTACCGACATGCGCGCGGTCGAGGCGATCGACCGGATAGAAGCAACGTTGGGCAAGCCGGTGGTCACCTCGAATCAGGCGATGATGTTCTGCCTTATGCGGGCGCTGAACCTGCCGCGTCACGACGCGCTGCCGGGGCGATTGTTCGACCTGCTCTGA
- a CDS encoding histidinol-phosphate transaminase, with the protein MIRPVPYVHAMGAYALADPSGAGTISLAQNESAFPASPAAVAVGQAALADLALYPDPEWSEMRSAIAEVHKLDPARILCGAGSMELIGCLIRAFAGPGDQVLGTQYGYAFVASATAQAQAEYVMAPEVDLTVSVDALLAAVTPATRIVFVCNPGNPTGTLIPNDEIVRLRSDLPSHTLLVVDQAYAEFADATNDPAQIFALVDRGDTVITRTFSKAYGLAGARAGWGCFPSEISGEVRKLLNPNNISIASQAAAAAAMRDQAHMRNVVARTAEIRDRFAQECRELGLRVPESHTNFVLIRFASTAQAQRADTALRAEGLLMRGMNGYGLSDCLRATICAPEVMDKARDVLKGTLK; encoded by the coding sequence ATGATCCGACCGGTTCCTTACGTTCACGCCATGGGCGCTTATGCGCTGGCTGATCCGAGCGGCGCAGGCACGATTTCACTGGCGCAGAACGAAAGCGCCTTTCCCGCAAGCCCCGCCGCCGTTGCGGTTGGGCAGGCGGCACTGGCGGATCTGGCCCTTTATCCCGATCCGGAATGGTCCGAAATGCGCTCGGCCATTGCCGAGGTGCACAAGCTTGACCCGGCGCGCATATTATGTGGCGCAGGCTCTATGGAACTGATTGGCTGTTTGATCCGCGCCTTTGCCGGGCCGGGCGATCAGGTGCTGGGCACACAATATGGCTATGCCTTTGTTGCCTCGGCTACAGCACAGGCGCAGGCCGAATATGTGATGGCGCCCGAGGTCGATTTGACCGTATCGGTCGACGCGCTTCTGGCCGCTGTCACACCTGCCACCCGCATCGTGTTCGTCTGCAATCCAGGCAACCCCACCGGCACGCTGATCCCGAACGACGAAATTGTCCGCCTCCGATCAGATCTGCCCAGCCATACTCTGCTGGTGGTGGACCAAGCCTATGCGGAATTTGCCGATGCCACGAACGATCCCGCGCAGATCTTTGCGCTGGTGGATCGGGGCGACACGGTGATCACGCGTACATTTTCTAAAGCCTACGGGCTGGCTGGGGCGCGGGCCGGCTGGGGCTGTTTCCCAAGCGAAATCTCGGGCGAGGTCCGCAAGCTTTTGAATCCCAACAATATCTCGATTGCCTCGCAGGCAGCGGCGGCGGCGGCGATGCGCGATCAGGCCCATATGCGCAACGTGGTCGCACGGACAGCCGAAATTCGGGACCGGTTTGCGCAGGAATGCCGCGAACTGGGCCTGAGGGTGCCGGAAAGCCACACCAATTTCGTGCTGATCCGCTTTGCCTCGACCGCGCAGGCACAACGCGCCGATACGGCCCTTCGGGCGGAAGGCCTGCTGATGCGCGGCATGAACGGCTATGGTTTGTCGGACTGTTTGCGCGCCACGATCTGTGCGCCCGAGGTGATGGACAAGGCCCGCGACGTCTTGAAAGGAACACTGAAATGA